One Synechococcus sp. Nb3U1 genomic window, AAAGCTATTGAGATCGATCCCTTGAGCATCCTGGAAACGGGCCGAGATCACTGGGCGGGGGTTCTCTACTGTGGCCCCGTTGGCAGGCGTAAGCTCGCTGATGGTAGGGAAGGTGGTATCGGTGATTTGGCCAATCGAGATGGTTTTTTCTGGCAGTTGCACCAGCGTCACCAATCCTCCCCGTTCTAGACGAGCGAAGACAGGTACTTCTGAGGCTCGATCTTGGCTGCGGAAGGTATAGGTTCCCTCGTATTGGCCCGGAAGGGTTTCCTGCAGCGGAATGTTGTAGACAATGCCGGGAATAGAGAAGACCCCCTGCGCTCCCGGGGATCCCAACAAAAACACCGTAAAGGTATCCCCCGGATTGACGGATCCCAAGGGTTCACGGGTGAAGAAGGTGTTCACTTCTGGTGCGGTGGGCAGGGTTTCCACCAGAGGCTCAATCGGGATATCCGGTGTGACCAAGGGCTCGGGGGTAGGGGTGACTTCGGCGATGATCTCGGTGCTGATGCCAGGGCCAGGGATGGCGGCGCCCACCGGCGGATCGAGATTGGGTACCCGCCCCACTTTGGCTAGGGCTTGGTAAGTCAAGGCGGCCACTTCTCCGCGGGTGGCTACCGCTTGGGCATTCAGTTGTACCGGACTGGGATAGAGCACCAACAGACTTTCTTGAGCTGCGGTAGCAATCGGAGCACGGGCGAAATTCGGAACCGCCGCTGCATCCACAAACCCTGCCAGAATCTGTTCAACTTGGTTGGCATCTTGAATGAAATTGTCGTTGGTGGCCGCTTTGGTGAGCACGGTGATTGCCTGGGCGCGGGTCAACACATCGTTGGGACGGAAGGTACCGTCGGGGAAACCAGACACGAACCCTGCCGCCGCTGCCGCGCCAATGGAGGGAGCTGCCCAACTGGGGATCGGATCGGCAAACTGGCGGGAAGGGACGTTGGTATCTAGGCCAAAGGCTTTGGTGACGATAACGGCAAATTGGGCACGGGTAACCGATTCGTTGGGACGGAAGGTGCCATCGGGAAAGCCGCCAATCACCTGCCGCTCATTCAGGCCAGCGATGTACTGGGCACCCCAGTAGGTGCTGATATCGGACAGTTGCCCCCAAACGGGATCCCCCACCAGAGCTAAGCTGCCACAGCTCACCACCAGAGCCGCTGTCTTCCAACTGTGCCAAAGGGAAAACTCGCGCATCGTTCACACCTCAAAGGTTGTCTTTCGGATCCTCACCCCTACTATCCACCAGAAGGGATCCGGAATCCATTCCTACAAACACTACCTTCGGACGGAAAAACCCAGAAAAAGTTCTCTACTGGGGTAGTTTTTTCCGTAATACCTTTCAGCCAGTGCAGGCGAATCTACTGCCTGACAAGGATCAGTGCTCCGCACCGCTGAAACGACCTGCTTAGCTTCATGTCTTACATGAAGTCGGGGAAAAACCTGTATCAAGGAGCGGGATTGGGATAGCGCTGATGTACTGCTTCGATCTCCGCCAGCATCTCTGCGGATAGCTCCACCTGTAAGCAACTGAGGTTTTCTTTCAGCTGCGCCAAGCTAGTCGCCCCAATGATCGTGCTCGCCACAAACCAGCGGCTGCGCACAAAGGCTAAAGCTAGTTGTGCTGGGGTCAAGCCATACTTTTGGGCAATGTTCACATAACCCGCCACCGCCTCCGCCACATTGGGTTTCAGATAGCGCTGACCAAAGCTCTCGAACAAAGCCAAACGGGATCCCTGGGGTTTTACTCCCCCCAAGTATTTCCCCGTCAACACTCCAAACCCAAGCGGACTGTAGGCCAATAGCCCTATTTGTTCTCTACGACACACTTCCGCTAGCCCCACCTCAAATATGCGGTTAATGAGGTTGTAGGCATTTTGAATGGAGACCACCTTGGGTAGACCTAACTGCTCGGCTAGGTGGCAAAACTCGCTCACACCCCAGGGGGTTTCGTTGCTCAGGCCGATGTAGCGAATCAACCCCGCCTGCACCAGTTCTGCCAGGGCTTCCAGTTGCTCGGCAATGGGAACCGTAGGGCGCTCCCGGCTGGGATCGTAAGAGACTGCCCCAAACTGGGGTACATAGCGATCTGGCCAATGGATTTGGTAGAGGTCGATGTAGTCGGTTTTCAGGCGTTGCAAACTATCGGCCACCGCTTGTCTAATGTTGTCGCGGGTGATGGAAAGGGATCCATTGCGAATCCAGTGCCAGGGCCGACCGGGGCCCGCAATTTTGGTAGCAATAATCAGCTGATCCCGCTGTTGATGGTGCAGCCACTCGCCGATGTAGCGTTCGGTAGCTCCCTGAGTTTCCGCTTGGGCGGGCACAGGGTACATCTCGGCAGCATCGATGAAGTTGATCCCTTGTGCTAAAGCATAGTCCAGCTGTTCATGGGCCTCAGCTAGGGTATTCTGCTGCCCAAAGGTCATGGTGCCCAGACAAATCTCTGAAACCTGCAAAGAGCTATGGCCGAGCGGGTGATAGCGCATGGGAAGTCTCCTGAATAACTCTTGCAAGAAGAGTTAACATAAATTCAGTACAAATCCAAACATTTGATGAAGGGATCCCTGGAGCAACCCAAACCCCACGTGGCGTAAAGCCAGCTCTCTAGCCGCAGCTCCCGGCTGATCGCGCATCGCCCCGATCAACTCATTGATTACAGCCTTTTCCAGCGATACATACTACAGCGGATGCAAATCAACCCTTTGTCCGACAAAAATTTCTTCTTTGCTTTGTGTTGTCTATAAAGTCGGAAAAGGCTGTATTAGGAAAGCTCTGACTTGAGGATTCTCTGAAAGATGGGGGTGGGGGGCTGGGGTTCTTGCTCAGGGGGAAGTTGCCCCCAGGTAGCATCGGGATCCCAGCGTAGCTGGGTAGCATCGGTCAAGGTAAACCCCAGTTGCTGCAAGATTTTCAGGCTGAGATCCGGCACCAAGGGGGAAAGCAGTACCGCTACCCAGCGCACACTTTCTAGGACGGCATAGAGGATCTCGGCCACCTGTTCGGTTTTCCCTTGTTTGTGCAGCGTCCAGGGGGCTTGTTCATCCAGGTATTTATTGCTGGCCTGGGCCAGACTGAGGGTTTTCTGGGCGGCGGAGCTGAGATCCAGCCGCTCGTAAGCCTCGGCCACGAGGGGGGTGAGGGTTTGGGCCAAAACCTTGAGGGGGTTATCGTCCGGGATCCGGACGGATGGGATGCGGTAGTCCCGGTATTTCTTGAGCATGTTTAGGGTGCGGTTGAGCAGGTTGCCCAGATCGTTAGCCAAATCGGCATTGAGCACATCGATGAAGCGGCTTTCGCTGAAGTCCCCATCTTTGCCCAGCTCAATTTGCGTCAGAAAATAGTAGCGCACCGCATCGGGGCCATATTGGGCGGTCAACTCGAAGGGATCCAGCGTGTTGCCCAGGCTTTTGCCCATTTTCATGCCATCTTTGGTGAGAAAACCATGGCCGAAGACCTGTTTGGGCAAGGGCAACCCGGCAGACATGAGCATGGCCGGCCAATAAATGGCGTGGAAACGGACAATATCTTTGCCCACTAGATGTACATCTGCCGGCCAGTAGCGGCGCAAGGTGTTGTCTAGGATGGGTTCGTCAGCGGGATCCAGAGCGGCACTGAGGTAGTTAATCAGGGCATCGAACCAGACATAGATGGTCTGGCTGGGATCCGTCGGGAAAGGGATCCCCCAGGAGACGCTGGGCCGAGAGATGGAAAAGTCGCGCAAGCCCTGCTTGACAAAGCTGAGCACCTCGTTGCGGCGGCTTTCCGGTTGAATAAATTCTGGGTGCTCAGCGTAGAGGGTTTCCAGTTTCTCTTGATAGCGGGAGAGGCGGAAGAAGTAGTTCTCTTCATCTTTCCATTCCACTTTTTTGTTGGGGTGGAGCGGGCAGAAGTCCCCCTCGAGCAGTTCATCTTCGTCTTTGAATTCTTCACAGGAGACACAGTACCAGCCCTGTTGTCGCCCGGTGAGGATGTCTCCTTGATCCCAAAGCCGCTGAAAAAAGTCCCGCACGATGGCTTTATGACGGGGATCCGTGGTGCGAATGAAGCGGTCATGACGGATATTCAAGAGTTGCCAGAGCTTGACAAACTCGGCGGAGAGTTCGTCACAGTGCTGCTGCGGCGGGATCCCGCGTTCTTCAGCGGTGCGTTGGATCTTCTGGCCATGTTCGTCAGTACCCGTCACCATGAGTACGTCTTGTCCTCGCAGGCGATGGTAACGGGCGATGGCATCCGCGATCATCGTGGTGTAGGCGCTGCCAATATGGGGGGCAGCGTTGACGTAGTAGATCGGGGTGGTGATGACGAAGGTGGAATCCGGCATGAGCAATTGGCGAAGCGTTCTCCCATCATAGAGGTCAAGAATCCAGATGCGAACAGACTCTATTTGTTATCAACTGTTTCAGTCGTTCCCTTCCCTTTTGCTTTAACTGTTGGGCCTGAATCCTGCTTTGGGGGAGAGTTATCGGTTTGTCTCTCAGAAGATCGATCGAGGAGATTGCTTTTTGTTGGACTAGGATCAAGGACTTGGCAGATAGGCCAACCATCCCTTGTTCCTCATCAAGATTTCATTTAGGGTGTATGTTCATTTAAGGTGTATGGGCCAATGCAAGTGTCCTCATCCGGGAAGGCTCAAAGTATTTCCTTCTCTTGTTGTCGCAAAGCAGCTTGACGGTCATAGGGGCTTTTGCCAGCAAACAACCCCATCAACGGCCCCAAAATTGCCCCAAACACAAAGCCACCCGCGTGCGCCCAATAGGCAATTCCTCCCCCTTCCATGCCAATGTTGGTGGTCATCTGCAAGCTGGCAATGCCATAAAAAGCCTGCTGCACAAACCAAAAACCTAAAAATACCCAGGCCGGAACATAAATAGTCGTAATAAAAATACCCAGAGGCACCAGAGTCAACACCTCGGCCTGTGGAAAGCGCAAAATATATGCCCCCAACACCCCGGCGATTGCTCCACTTGCCCCTAGCGAAGGGATGGTGGATTCCATGTCAAAAAACCATTGGGTTAAAGCTGCTAAGGCGCCACAAGTGAGATAAAAAACCAGGTAGCGCACATGGCCCAAGCGATCTTCGACATTGTTGCCAAAAACCCACAAAAAGAGCATGTTTCCGGCAATGTGTAAAAAGCCGCCATGCAAAAATTGTGATGTGAATAGGGTTATCCATTCCGGACGCAGCGAAGAGGTGACTTCCCCTTGGAAGCTGGCCGTTAACTCCGCTGGTACCACCGCCCACTCCCGGAAAAAAACTGCCAACTCCCGTGGTGAAAGGGTTAACTCATAGATAAACACCAAGATATTGAGGATCAACAGTGCATAGGTGACATAAGCTGTGCGGGTGGTTGGGTTGCGATCTTGCAGTGGTACCACGGATGGGATCCCCTTGACATCCTCTCCAGCCTAACCCGTTCATTTTGGTCTTGCCCTGCACAACTCAGGATCCCGGTCAGGGGTTACACTGGGATAGCCTAACGGGTCACTGATTTTGGTCTGGATCCCTTGTCAGTGAAGGAATCTTAGCCATGCCAGCACAACCAATCGAGGAATGGATTGATGTCTGAGGTTGAAAGCCCAACTGCCCCGCTCAAATTTTTGATCGTTGAAGATCACCCAGAAGTAGCCCAAAACAATTGCGAGTGGCTACAACGGATTGCAGCGGATGCCCAATGCATTACGGTAACCAACCCCATGGATGGGATCCTGCGCTTGCAGCGAGAGGAGCCGGATTTGGTGGTGTCCGACTTGCTCTATGGCCAAACCAGCGGGGAACAATCTGCCGAACCGGGGCTAGAGTTTTTGCGCCATATTTTCGAGACCTATCCCACCTTGAATGTGATGGCCTACTCCAGTGAGCCGTTGCTCCTGACCCCCTTGGTGGGCCTGATCAGCAAGCACCAGGGTGGATTTGCGGCTGTTAACAAGATGGAACGGCGCACCGTGTTTTTAGAGGGGGCCAAAAGTGCCCTGAATGGGGAGTTACGGATGCCGCGTGAATTGCGTGGTCTGACCAAATTGACAGAGCGGGAGATCGAAGTCTTGAATTTACTCTGTAAAGAAGCCCTCACCGATCAAGCGATTGCTGACCGCATTCATACCAGTAAGAAGACTGTACAAAACTGTATTCAAAGATTAAAAGAGAAGCTAGATATCTTTGAGTCTGAGGATGAGATCAATGCCCGTGTTGCCATGTGTATGACAGCCGTCCAGAAAAAAATTATTCAATGGTAATTCTTGTCAAAGATCAAAGATTCTGTAAACCCTTAACGAGAGCCTTCAAAAATGGGGGATCTATCCTCTGAAGATCCTCTGAAGAAACCTTTTCACAGGAGGCTTTTTTATGGCTTTTGTAGCTCTTCCCCCAGGAGCCCAAAGCGATACCCTTTGCCATATACTGCATGAATCAACTCTGGGGATCCGGGCAGGCGCAGGCGACGACGCAACAAACGCACTTGGGCCGCCAAAACATTGCTACTGGGTGGCTCCTCGCCCGCCCACACCTGCTTATAGATCTGGTCATGGGTGAGCAACTGTCCCGGATGAGTCATGAAATACTCCAGGAGGCGAAATTCTTTTTGCGACAGGCTGATCATTCGCCCTTGGCGATAGGCGGACTGGTTTTCCCGATCCAACTCCAAATCCCCCAGGTGCAACCGTGGGATCCCTTCTGGGGATCCCGCCCGCCGCAACAAAGCCCGTACCCGTGCCAACAGCTCCCGCAACTCAAACGGCTTCACCAAATAATCATCCGCCCCTGCATCTAGCCCTTGGACGCGGTCATCCAGAGTATCTTTGGCAGTTAAAAACAGAATCGGTGTGGCGCGATCCACCTGCCGTACCCGCTGGCATAGAGAAAGTCCTGACAGCCCTGGCAACATCCAATCCAACACCAGCAGATCGTAGGGAGGCGCTGGGGAAGTCTGGGTGTCCGCAAGGGATCCCGTTGTCTGGAGGAGTGCCCAGGCCCGCCCACCGTCATAGGCCACATCCACCCTGTAGCCCTCTCGGGTTAACTGCTGGGCCAACGAATCCGCCAGCTCTACCTCATCATCCACCAGTAAAATCCGCATCATCGCCTTCTGAAGGGAAAGGGTCTGAGTGTTCTGCATCAGTTGCCTTGATTTGTAAAGACAAATCGTACAGGCGTCGCCGCGTCCAAATTTGGGATCCCTGCAAACTCTGGGCCAACTGACGGCTGGCGGTCGAACGAGATAAACCTCTAGCCAGCAACTGGGCCAGTTCCTGTCGAATTTCAGCTTCTGAGAGTGGTTTTCTGAGGCCCTTGTCTGAGTTGGCATACCCCTCGATCAAGAGGGTGAACTCCCCGCGGGGAGGCTGAGTTTTGAGATGCTCCAGAGCTGCGGCCAGGGATCCCCGCCAAAACGCTTCGTGGAGCTTGGTCAGCTCGCGCGCCAGTACCACCTGCCGATCAGAGCCAAAACAGGCGATCAGGTCTTGCAGGGTTTGGCAGATACGGTGCGGGGCCTCGTAGAAAATCAGGGTGCGCGGCTCTTGGGCCAATTGTCTGAGGTGGGCTTGCCGCTGGCTGGGTTTGCTGGGCAGAAACCCTTCGAATACAAAGCGCCGCGTCGAGAGACCGGAGGCGATCAAAGCCGTCATGGCAGCCACCGGGCCGGGTATGGGCACCACCGGGATCCCTGTCTGGATACAAGCGCGCACCAATTCTTCCCCCGGATCAGAAATGGCCGGTGTACCGGCATCGCTGATCAAAGCCCCCGACTGCCCCACCGACAGGTATCCCAAGAATTCCGGGATCCGCTGGGCAACATTGTGCTCGTGATAGCTAATCAGGCGGGTGGAGATCTGAAAATGCTTCAGTAGCTGCCCGGAATGACGGGTATCTTCTGCAGCTACCCAATCCACTTCTTTGAGGATGCGTAGGGCCCGCAGGGTGATGTCTTCGCGGTTGCCGATCGGGGTGGCCACCAAGTAGAGGCTGGCGGTGGCGTGCTCCATCCCAAGGCCCCCAAAAGTTGAACCTACAATGAGATTTTAATTCCGAGCGTGAATAGGTGTTCCTCCGAGCCTGTGTTGGACGACCGGGGGTTCTGCATGGGGATCCCTCTCTTTAGGCCAGCGTTTCTATGTCTGTTGTCAACTACCTGCGCATCAGTTTGATCGACCGTTGCAACTTCCGCTGCCAGTACTGTATGCCCAGCGAAGAAGAGTTGGCATGGCTGCAAACCCCAGAGCGCCTCACCGATGCGGAACTTCTCACCCTGATTCAAGAGGTCTTTTTGCCCCTTGGCATCGATCGCTTTCGCCTCACCGGCGGGGAGCCGCTGTTGCGACCGGGCTTAGAAGATTTGATCCATACCCTGTGCCACTTGCCTGGAGTCGAGGATGTGGCCCTGACCACCAACGGCTTTAACCTGGCCCAAAAGGCCCAACCCCTGTACGATGCTGGTTTGCGCCGTATCAACATCAGTCTGGATTCCCTCCATGCCGATACCTTTAGGCAAATCACGGGGCGGGATCGCTGGCGGCAGGTTTGGGCCGGGATCCAAGCCGCTCACCAAGTGGGGTTCGATCCCCTCAAATTGAATGTGGTGGTGATTCCTGGTGTCAACGAAGGGGAAGTAGAGGATCTGGCCGCCCTCACCCTAGAGCGGCGGTGGCATGTGCGTTTCATCGAGTTTATGCCTATCGGCAACGGCCCCCTCTTCGACCACATCGGCTGGGTGAACTCAGAAACTTTGCGGCAACGGATTCGCGCCCGCTTCGGCCTAGAGGCTGGATTTGTGGCGGGCAATGGACCAGCGGATGTGTTTCGGATCCCGGGGGCACAGGGCACGTTGGGGTTTATCAGCCAGATGTCTGAGTGCTTTTGTGATCGCTGCAACCGTATGCGCTTGTCCAGTGATGGTTGGTTACGACCTTGTTTGCTGAATGAATCCGGCCAGATCAACCTCAGGGATCCGCTGCGAGCCGGGATCCCTGCCGATAGGCTCCGTCAGCAGGTGCAAGATTTGCTGGTGCTCAAGCCGGAAATCAACTTCAAAGGACGGGATAAAGGTGGTCAGGGATCCTACCAGCGCACTATGTCTCAAATTGGCGGCTAACCTAGTACCCCAACAGGGGATCCACTTGCCCAATCAAGGGTTCCCCCAAGGCAAATCGACGCACATTTTCCTGAACCCGCTCCGAAAGCATCGGGATGGCCATCGCTTCTGTATTGGCGGTATGGGGGGTGATCAGGCAATTGGGCAAGCTCCACAGCGGGTGCCCATCCGGTAGGGGTTCGGGATCCGTTACATCCAAGCCAGCCCCCCGGATCTTTCCTTGCTGGAGCGCCTGTACCAGATCCGCAGTCACGATATGGCTGCCCCGCGCCACATTTACCAGCCAGCACTGGGAGCCCATCACATCCAATTCCGGTTGGGCAATCATTCCCTGAGTTTCTGGAGTCAGGGCCAGGGCCAAGATCACCCCATCTGCTCCGGTCAAGACCTTTTGGCGTTCTGGCAGCGTTACCACCCGTGTTGCACCCACCACCGGATCAGCCCTGCGCCGCACCACATCGATTTCACACTGAAACGGTCGCAACAACTGGATTAGCACTTCGGTAATGCCCCCCGCACCGCAGATCACCACTCGCCGCCCAAATAAGCTCACTCCGGATCCCCGCTGCCAGCTCTGGGCCAAAGCCCGGATTTTGAAGTCTCGCAAACCCGCCAACAGTAACGCCAGCGCATGTTCGGCCACCGGCTTGGCATACACCCCTTTGCCACAGGTCCAGACATAGGCCGGATCCAAAACCCCAGCTCTGGCAAAAGGCTCAACCCCCGCCCAAGGCAACTGAATCCAACGGATCCCGGGGCCCTCCGCCAAACAGCGCTTCAGGTTCGTCACATCAAAAGCATCAGCCCAAACCAAAGCCTCAGCTTCTGCCACAGAGACGATTTGCCCGCCACCGGCCAAAACGGCTTCTCGGATCCAGGGGCGGATCCCGGTGGGTTCTACGGCAATGCGGGTGCCCTGTACGCCCATCGTGCTGCTTGTTCTGAGCTCATCTTTTGCCAGAATACTGGAGGATGCCCTTGTCAAGGTTGATGGGTTGAACTCCCCAGTCGGCCTGGAAGTGTTAAGGGATCCCAAAAGGATGCCGCGGATCCCCATCGGGCTCGATAGCGTAGAAGCTGTTGCAAGCCTTCATGAGCGGGAGCACTACCCAATGACCCCTTCCGAGTTGCTGACATTGGTAACGTTGCTGTTTCCCGGCATCCTGCTGTCGCTGATTTTGATGGCGACCTTTGCAGCAGGGGGATGATCCTTTCCCCGCTCGGTCAAACGGGGCATTCTAGAGTGGATCAGCAATGCCAAACGATCCGATACCCGTGCCAAACGAACCGAAGAAACGGCTCGTCTGGCCAAGGATAACCTGCGGGCCAACCAGTGGTGCTGAACGAATTGGGAGTGAGCGGAAGGCTGGGATGAACGGTTCGGATCTGGCCAAGACGGTTTATGCTCAGGCCAAAGGAACTGATGGGCCAGACAAGATAGGCTTTTGCCCAGGGATCCGCCCCAGAGCTGGGTCTAGGCAGGGAGGCAAAGATATGTTCAAAAAGGCTCAAGGTTGGCTGGCGGCAATGGCTGTGGTACTGGTTCACACGGCTCCGGCGCAAGCCCAGATGGTTCCTGCTCGCCTGGTGCAAGGGATCCCGTTATATCAAGAGGAAACCTGGGTCGGGGGGAATCGGATCCCGGTTTCTATTTTGACCCTTTCGCCATCGGCCGGTCGCCTGCGCCCAATTTGGGCTGAACCGACGGGGTTGGTGGGCCTACGGGAGCTGTCCTCCTTTGCTGGCGAACAAGGCGCCTTAGCCGCCATTAATGGAGGCTTTTTTAACCGCAACACCCGTCAGCCACTGGGGGCCATTCGCTTGGAGGGCCGCTGGATTTCTAGCCCGATTTTGGGCCGTGGAGTCGTGGCTTGGTCGGATCAAGGAGCGGTACGCTTCGGGCGGCTGCAGATGCACGCGGAGCTGCGCAACGGTATTGGGGATCGCATCCCGCTCATGGGCATCAACACAGGCTATATCGTCGCCGGGATCTCGCAATTTACTTCCGATTGGGGATCCACCTACACCACCCAAACCGACAATGAAACCGTTCTCCAGGTGCAAGAGGGACAGGTACAGGCCATTGTTCCGGCGGGCTTGGCGGGCAGTGTCAGTGTGCCGATTCCAGGGGGGGGCTATGTATTAGCGGCCCGGGAGTTAGAGGGATCCCTGGAAGCCCAAAAACTGGTCGTCGGAGATCGTCTCAGCATTCACTTGGCTTTGGATCCACCAGAGCTGGAAGCCTATCCTCACCTCCTGGGGGCCGGGCCTTTGTTACTTTTGGATGGGCAGGTGGTGTTAGATGCCGAACGGGAGCGGTTTCAGCCGACTTTTCGCACTCAGCGAGCAGCTCGTAGCGCCATTGGCCTGTTGGAGAGCGGACATTTGTTGTGGGTTACAGCAGGCAATGCCCAGGAAAACCAAGGGCTCACCCTGCTGGAGATGGCCCAGTTGATGCTGCAGTTGGGCTGTCGGCATGCCTTGAATTTGGATGGAGGCAATTCTTCTACGTTAGTGCTAGAGGGAGAAGCTGTGAATTGGGAGCGCCCATTCTTAGAAGTTGGTAACCCTGAGAATGCAGCGGATAATGGATTGCCGGGATCCCGGCGAATTCTACCTAGGGTTCACAACGGTCTTGGCTTTTTCCCACTCTAAAGTGCAGCCTTTTCCAGCGTTACCTAATATAGCAGATTCAGATCAATCCCTTGCTCCATAAGGTTTTTGGCCTAGCTCAAGGGCCTGTGTAAAGTCGGAAAAGGCTGTAAGCATTGTTGCAGGGATCACAAACCACAGCCTGGGGATCCCCTAAACTCACCTTGTCTTTACAAGTCTTCTTTGGGATCTTTGGCCTCATGACAGCCGTTCTCAAGCCCAGCACCTCTACAGGCTGGCTGACCGCCTGTATGGCCGAATGGCAAGAGATCGAGCTGATCACAGACAGTACCCAAGTGGGCAAACTCTCCCAAGACTGGCACCATTTCAGCCCCATTCTCAGGGAGCAATTGGCAGATAAACGGGCCCATTTCGTCGCTCGCCCTGTTGATGAGGCCCAAGTGATTCGCATCGCCCGCACCTGCGCCCAAAAGCGGATCCCGATCACCCTGCGAGGCGGTGGCACCGGCAACTACGGGCAGGCTGTCCCTTTGTACGGTGGTGTGGTGTTGGATCTGTCGCGTATGCAGCGGATCGTCTGGGTGAAGCCGGGTTTGGCCCGGGTAGAAGCAGGAGTCCGGTTGACAGCACTGGATAAAGAAGCCCGTAAAATGCACTGGGAGCTGCGCATGTTCCCTTCCACGGCGGCAACTTCCACCTACGGTGGCTTTTTGGGAGGGGGCTTTGGCGGTGTTGGCTCCGTGAACTACGGCATTTTGAAAGAGCCCGGCAATGTGTACGCGGTGCGGGTGATCACCCTAGAAGAGGAACCTCGGATCCTGGAGTTGCGGGGATCTGAGGTGGGACAAGTCACCCATTCTTGGGGCATCAGCGGCATCATTACGGAGCTGGAAATTTCCTTGGCACGGGCGCAGCCCTGGGCGGAGTGCATCATTGCCTTCTCGAACGTGATGGATTCGGTACGCTTTGGGTTTGATTTGGCCAATGCCCCCGGGATCCCCACCCGCTTGGTCAGCCAGCATGCTTGGCCGATCCCCAGCTACTTCACGGCGCTGCGAGAGCACATTCCGAGTGGATCCCATTGTGTGCTGGCTATTTTCATCGAGCCTGGGTACGAAGCTCTACAAGCCCTGGCCCAAGAGCATGGGGGCACCCTCTGTTGGGTGAAGGCTGCCGCAGATGCGGGCAGAGGCACCACCCTCACCGACTATTGCTTTAACCACACCACCTTGCACGCTCGAGCAGCGGATCCAGGGCTGACCTATATTCAAAGTCGCTTTCCTGCTGATCCAAGCGAAAGTTTGCGACTGATCGAGCAGATGATCGATCATTTTGGGGAAGAAGTAGTGATGCACATCGAATTTCAACGGGTGGGTGGGCGAGTTATCGCTGGCGGTGGGCAGGTGGTGCGTTATTCCACTCCTGAACGCTTGCAGGCGATCATGACCTTTCATGAGCAACATGGGGTGACCATTCCCAACCCCCATACCTACCTGTTGGAAGAAGCAGGCAAAAAAGTCGTGGATCCTAAACAAGTGCTTTTTAACCAACAGGTGGATCCCTATGGGTTGCTCAATCCTGGCAAGACCTTATCTCGTCCTGTTTCCAACGGTATCTCTTGCTCTTAAATAGGCCTTCAACCCCTCTGGAATAGCCATAAGTTGTGACTATAGGTTGTGACCGGACGCACACCACGCTAAAAGCCCCCTAACAAATCGGAAAATGCTGCTCTGCACCGCCAACGCGATAGGGTTATGGTATGGGGATGAAACGAACACCGCCTCTTTCGGATCGACCGCTGATCGGCATTACCACTCGCAATCGTAACGACGAGGGCAACTTTATCGCGCCGGGCCGTTACATCGATGCCATTCGGGCTGCCGGAGGGATCCCCATCTTATTTCCTCCGGGCGAGAGTGAACCGCAGGTTTTGCTGTCTTTGGTGGATGGACTGGTGTTGACGGGGGGTGGCGATCTCTGCCCCAGTACCTATGGTGAGGATCCCGAGCATCCCAAGGTGCGCTATGTCAACTCAG contains:
- a CDS encoding S-layer homology domain-containing protein, giving the protein MREFSLWHSWKTAALVVSCGSLALVGDPVWGQLSDISTYWGAQYIAGLNERQVIGGFPDGTFRPNESVTRAQFAVIVTKAFGLDTNVPSRQFADPIPSWAAPSIGAAAAAGFVSGFPDGTFRPNDVLTRAQAITVLTKAATNDNFIQDANQVEQILAGFVDAAAVPNFARAPIATAAQESLLVLYPSPVQLNAQAVATRGEVAALTYQALAKVGRVPNLDPPVGAAIPGPGISTEIIAEVTPTPEPLVTPDIPIEPLVETLPTAPEVNTFFTREPLGSVNPGDTFTVFLLGSPGAQGVFSIPGIVYNIPLQETLPGQYEGTYTFRSQDRASEVPVFARLERGGLVTLVQLPEKTISIGQITDTTFPTISELTPANGATVENPRPVISARFQDAQGIDLNSFTLLVNNVDVTAQAQLTQTTFTYTPAEPLPLNQPTLIAVQISDTSGNTAIQQWSFRVQAATATPTPTPTPTPTPTPTPTPTPTPTPEATPTPTPAATATPTAEPVVEPLPSPEGRSPAEAEQPEAEAATEGPETSPEIGDPSPAPETPAPEEASPEPEETSEPSPSPSP
- a CDS encoding NADP(H)-dependent aldo-keto reductase, which produces MRYHPLGHSSLQVSEICLGTMTFGQQNTLAEAHEQLDYALAQGINFIDAAEMYPVPAQAETQGATERYIGEWLHHQQRDQLIIATKIAGPGRPWHWIRNGSLSITRDNIRQAVADSLQRLKTDYIDLYQIHWPDRYVPQFGAVSYDPSRERPTVPIAEQLEALAELVQAGLIRYIGLSNETPWGVSEFCHLAEQLGLPKVVSIQNAYNLINRIFEVGLAEVCRREQIGLLAYSPLGFGVLTGKYLGGVKPQGSRLALFESFGQRYLKPNVAEAVAGYVNIAQKYGLTPAQLALAFVRSRWFVASTIIGATSLAQLKENLSCLQVELSAEMLAEIEAVHQRYPNPAP
- the metG gene encoding methionine--tRNA ligase; amino-acid sequence: MPDSTFVITTPIYYVNAAPHIGSAYTTMIADAIARYHRLRGQDVLMVTGTDEHGQKIQRTAEERGIPPQQHCDELSAEFVKLWQLLNIRHDRFIRTTDPRHKAIVRDFFQRLWDQGDILTGRQQGWYCVSCEEFKDEDELLEGDFCPLHPNKKVEWKDEENYFFRLSRYQEKLETLYAEHPEFIQPESRRNEVLSFVKQGLRDFSISRPSVSWGIPFPTDPSQTIYVWFDALINYLSAALDPADEPILDNTLRRYWPADVHLVGKDIVRFHAIYWPAMLMSAGLPLPKQVFGHGFLTKDGMKMGKSLGNTLDPFELTAQYGPDAVRYYFLTQIELGKDGDFSESRFIDVLNADLANDLGNLLNRTLNMLKKYRDYRIPSVRIPDDNPLKVLAQTLTPLVAEAYERLDLSSAAQKTLSLAQASNKYLDEQAPWTLHKQGKTEQVAEILYAVLESVRWVAVLLSPLVPDLSLKILQQLGFTLTDATQLRWDPDATWGQLPPEQEPQPPTPIFQRILKSELS
- a CDS encoding rhomboid family intramembrane serine protease codes for the protein MVPLQDRNPTTRTAYVTYALLILNILVFIYELTLSPRELAVFFREWAVVPAELTASFQGEVTSSLRPEWITLFTSQFLHGGFLHIAGNMLFLWVFGNNVEDRLGHVRYLVFYLTCGALAALTQWFFDMESTIPSLGASGAIAGVLGAYILRFPQAEVLTLVPLGIFITTIYVPAWVFLGFWFVQQAFYGIASLQMTTNIGMEGGGIAYWAHAGGFVFGAILGPLMGLFAGKSPYDRQAALRQQEKEIL
- a CDS encoding LuxR C-terminal-related transcriptional regulator, with the translated sequence MSEVESPTAPLKFLIVEDHPEVAQNNCEWLQRIAADAQCITVTNPMDGILRLQREEPDLVVSDLLYGQTSGEQSAEPGLEFLRHIFETYPTLNVMAYSSEPLLLTPLVGLISKHQGGFAAVNKMERRTVFLEGAKSALNGELRMPRELRGLTKLTEREIEVLNLLCKEALTDQAIADRIHTSKKTVQNCIQRLKEKLDIFESEDEINARVAMCMTAVQKKIIQW